The segment CCTCGATCGCCTCGCGATCGGCGCGGTCCTTGAGCTCGTTCCGCAGCTCGCTCTCGAGCGAAGGCGCGAGCAGGCGCTCCCAGCCGTCCTGCGCCGCTGCGGCGAGCTGCGCGGCGGCCTTGGTGCCCCGGTTCTTCACCACGCTGCCGTGGACGCGCCCGAGGATCTCCTCGTCGGGGAAGGCGAGCTTCACTTTCAGCACGCCCTCCGCCTCGCCGCGGAAGATGGCGAGGACGCGGTGGGACGGCGCCTTCGCCAGCGGCTCCTCGTGGTCGTACCAGCTCTCGAAGCGGGTGCGCTCGTCACGCTTCTTCGGCGCCACGTCGGAGCGCAGCCCGCCCCGCTCCCTGGCGATCGAGCGGGCGGCTGCGCGAATCGATGCATCTTCCGCGATCCGCTCGGCAAGGATGTCCCGCGCGCCCGCGAGCGCCGCCTCCAGGTCGGCGACGCCCTTCCCCTCGTCGACGAAGGCCGCCGCCTCGGCCGCGGGATCGAGCCGCGGGTCCTGCGACCAGATCCGGTCGGCGAGGGGCTCCAGCCCCTTCTCGCGCGCCATGGTGGCGCGGGTGCGGCGCTTCGGCCGGTAGGGCAGGTAGAGATCCTCGAGCTCGGTGCGCGACGAGGCCCGCTCGATCCGGGCCCGTAGCTCCGGGGTGAGCTTGCCCTGCTCGTCGACGCTGCGGAGGATCGCCTCCCGCCTGTCCTCCAGCTCACCGAGGGAGCCGGCCCTGTCGAGGACCGCCTGGATCTGCACCTCGTCGAGGCCGCCGGTTGCCTCCTTGCGGTAGCGGGCGAGGAAGGGAACGGTGGCACCCTCTTCGTGCAAATCGAGGGTGCGCTCCACCTGCGCGGGACGCAGGCCGAGCTCGCGGGAGATGACGTCGACGAAGCGCTTCATTGCGCCGCAATCTACACCCTTCCCGCCGGTGCGGAAGCCACGGCAGCCGGGCGGAATGCGGACACGCCCGGCGGCCACCGAGCAACTTCCGGTGGGCCTCGCCGGGCGTCGTCCTTCCCGCTGGGGGCGGGAAACGATGGGGCTGCCCATCCAACCGACAGCCTCGGAGGACCGGCAGCTCCTGTCTTGCTGCCGCCTCCACCCATCGAGTAGGCGCAGCCCGCTGCTGCGCAAGCGCGCCTTCCTACGATTCCTGCCGCCAGCCGAGCCGCGACGCGATCTCGTCCGGCGCGAGCTCCCGCACCTGCCCCTCGGGCACGTCGAGGACGAGCTCGCCCACCGCCTCGCGGTGCAGCGCGCGCACCGGCAGACCCACCGCCGCGAGCATACGCTTCACCTGGTGGTTGCGCCCCTCGGTGATGGTGAGCTCCACCTCGCCTGGCCCCCGGGCCACCGCCACCGCAGGCCGGGTGGGCCCGTCGTCGAGGGTGATCCCGCGGCGCAGCGGCTCGAGCCGCTCGTCGTCCACCCGCCCCTGCACCAGCGCCAGGTAGCGCTTGGGCAGGTGGCTCTCGGGCCTCGTCGCGTGGGCCACGAAGCGCTCGTCGTTGGTGAAGAGGAGGAGCCCGGTGGTGTTGCGATCGAGGCGCCCCACCGCGTGCCAGCCGTAGCGCTCGAGCCCCGGCGGCAGCACCGCGGCGAGGCGCTCGAAGACGGTGCCGCCCCCTTCCGGATCGACGGTGGAGGTGACCACCCCCGCCGGCTTGTGGAAGAGGAGCACGCGGGTCGCCGCCTGCAGCGCGAGCCGCCTGCCGTCGAGCCGGATCTCGTCGCCGGCGCGCACCACCGCCATCGGCTCCCGGACCACCTCGCCGTTCTTGCTGACGCGGCCGGCCCGAATTGCTACCTGCGCTTCCGCCTGGGGCATGTGGCCGGAGCGGGCGAGGGCGCGGGTGAGCCAGTCCGGCTTCTCCCCGGGGGCGAAGCCGGCGTCGGAGGCCCGCGCCGCCTGCAGCCATTTCGGCGTGCGCTTGCGGCTCACGCGTGGGTTCGGAAGACGTAGTCCCAGAGCGGGCTCGAGACGCCGAAGCGCTTCTCCTGGAACTTCTTGTTGAAGTGGTGGCTGGCGTGGTGCCCCTGCAGCTTGCGGAGCCAGCGGTTCTTCGGCCTGCCGTGGTGCACGTAGTAGTGGGTCAGGTCGTAGATCATGTAGCCCAGCGTGAAGCCGCCGTGGAACGCCCAGCCGCCATCGCCGAGCAGCGCCGTCCAGAGCAGGGTGAAGAGCACGAAGAGCGGCACGCTCGCGCCGGGCGGGAGCACCAGCCGGTATTTGTCGTGGGGCCAGTGGTGGTGCACGCCGTGGACGAGGAAGTGGAAGCGCTCGCCCCAGGTGCCACCGGGGATCCAGTGGAAGAGGGTCCGGTGGAGCCAGTATTCCGCCAGGGTCCACGCCAACAGGCCGGCGAAGGCCAGGGCCGCGGTTGTCCCGATCCCGTTGCCGTGCTGCAGGCTCTCCCAGAGCAGCCAGGCCACCGCCGGCACGAAGACGATCGGGACGAAGGCAAAATGGGTCCGCGACACGGCGTCGAGGAGATCGCTCTCGAACATCCGCGGCGAATCGGGACCGGCCCAGGGTCGGTACATGCGTCTTCCTCCAGAAGCAGACGCCCCCGCGCAAGGCGGGGAGATACTGCACATTGGTGGCAGACCCATGGCAGGCGCGACCGCTTGCGCCCTGCCCGGGGCGGCCTCGGCGGCCTTCCTAACGACGGCCGAGGCCAGGCGCAACGCGAATGACGCAGCCGGTCGAAGGGGCGGGGGGCCCTGCACCGGGGGTGCCCCGGCGCAGGGGGTGTGCCGCTACTGCTTCGCTGCGGCCTTGCCGCCGGGCTGCAGTTCCTCGAGGAGCCGCTGCGCGCCGTAGACGGTCCGGAGCGCCTCGAGGATCCCCTCGCTGTGGACGGAGACCGCGCGGTTCACCGACTCGTCGAAGCCGTACTCACCGCCGAGGGACTGGATATTGCCGTCGAAGATCAGGCCGACGATCTCGCCCTCCCGGTTGATCACCGGCGAGCCGGAATTGCCGCCGATGATGTCGTTGGTCGAGGCGAAGTTGTAGGGCGTGGCGAGATCCAGCTTCGGCTTCGCCCGCAGCCACGAGGGGGGCAGCTCGTAGGGATCCGCGCCGGTGGCCCGCTCGTAGAGGCCGGCGAAGGTGGTGATCGGCTCGACCTGCCTGCCGTTCTCCTCCCAGCCCTTCACCTGGCCGAAGGAGAGGCGCAGGGTGAAGGTGGCATCGGGATAGGTGCTGGTGCCGTAGGCCTCGAAGCGGGCCTTCGCGATGGTCTCGCCGGCGCGGATGTCGATCGACTCGATCTGCTCCTCGTACTGCTTGCGGAGCGCCCGGGCCTGCGGATCGATGCGCCGGGCGAGCTCGATCATCGGATCGTTCGAGGCGGCGACCGCCTTCTTCCCGCCCTCGAAGAGCTGCTTGCGGAGCTTCGGATCGCCAAGCTTCGATCCCTGCACCAGCTTCTGCGCCAGCGACTCCGGCGACTCCTTGCCGAGCACGCTCTTGACGAAGGGGTGGTCGGTGCCGAGGGCCTCGCGGAGCTTGGTGAGCGAGTAGGTCAGCTTGAGCTCCTCGAGCTCGGGGTAGACCGGCGCCTCGCTGAAGAGCTGCGCCTGCAGCGCGGGGATCCGCGCGTCGGTGTACTCGGGGAGCCGCTGGTCGTTGGGCCTGGGCAGCTCCTCCGTCGCACGCACCAGCTGCCTGGCGAAGCCGAAGAGATCGGACTGGAAGCCCCAGGTGGTCGAGCGGCCCGGGCTCTCGATGTAGAGGAGCTCCTCGTAGATCGGCCGGAGCTTCGCCTGCGCCTCGGCCATGTCGGTCCAGGCCTGCGCGTACTGCTTCTTCCGCTCCGGGCTCGCATCCGCCCAGGCGCGGAGCTTGCGTTCCTGCTCGCGCTTGCTCTCCATCAGCGTCGGATCGAGGAGCGCCTCGTGCCTGCCGCGCAGCGCCTTCACCGCGTTCTCGACCCCGAAGAGATCGGTCTTGGCGATGCGCTTCTGCTCGGGCCCGCGGCGACCGAACTCGGTGAGCACGCCGCGGAGCTCGGCGAGGTAGAGCAGCCGCTGCGGCAGCACCATGTCCCGCTCGAACTCCAGCTCGGAGATGGTGAGCAGGCGGGAGGTGCGGCCCGGGTGGCCGGAGGTGAAGGTGAGGTCGCCCGCCTTCACGCCGCCGTCCGACCAGGCGAAGAAGTTCTCCATCTGCGCCGGCTTGCCGTCCCGGTAGACGCGCAGGAAGGTGGCGTCGAGGTTGTAGCGGGGGAACATGAAGTTGTCGGGGTCGCCGCCGAAGAAGGCGATGTCCAGCTCCGGCGCCCAGACCAGGCGCACGTCCTGGAAGCGGCGGTATTTGTAGAGCGAGTACTGGCCGCCGTTGTAGAGCGTGACCACGTCGCAGCGCAGCTCGGCGCTGGTAGCGCAGGCCTTCTCGATCTTCGACTTCTCCGCCTTGAGCGCCTCGGAATATCCGGCGCCGGTCTTGCCCTTCGTCGCCTTGGCGATCCGCGCGGTGACGTCGCGGATCTCGACGAGCTGGTTGACCTCCATCGCCGGGCACTGCTTCTCCTCGGCGAGGCTCTTCGCGAAGAAGCCGTTCTCCACGTAGTCCTGCTTCGCGGTGGAGAGCTGCTCGATGCAGCTGTGGGCGCAGTGGTGGTTGGTCATCACCAGGCCCTGCGCCGAGACGAAGGAGGCGGAGCAGCCGTTGGCGAGGCGCGCGGAGGAGAGGCGCACGTCGTCGAGCCATTCCTGGCTCGGCGCGAAGCCGTACCGCTCCTTCACCTGCTGCGCGGGGAAGTTGTCGAAGGTCCACATGCCCTCGTCGGCGAGGGCGGGGGCCGCGTAGAGCGCGAGCCCCAGGGCGAGAAAGCGCTTCATCCAGGATCCTTTCGGCAGTTTTCGGCGGCGCATTCCGCCCGCACCGGGCGCTGCCGTCAAGCGGCAGCGCCACTTGCCAAAAGGAACCGGGCCTAGCGCACCGTGAGGTGGTCGGGCAGCTCGTTGGGATTCTTCTCCCCCGCTGCACGGGGGAAATGTTCCCGCAGGTGCACGCCCACCCGCTCGATCGCCTCGACGAAGCCGTCCGCCGGGCGCTTCTCGCGGATGCGCCGGACCAGCACCTCGACCGCCTCGTTCCAGGTCCCCTCGCCCACCTTCTCGTGGACCGGCTTGTCGCCGAGGACCACCACCTCGTGCTCGAAGAGCGAGGCGAAGACGAGCACGCCGGTGCCGTGGGTGGTGCGGCCGAGGCCGTGCTCGCGGAAGGCGACCTCCGCCCGCCAGCGGACCATCGCGTCCATGGCGCTGCGCCCGACGAGGAGCCGCGCCAGCGGCGGCCAATTGCCGGCGAACCAGCCGATCACGAAGGCCAGCGCCTGGATCAGCGCCATCTCCCAGAGCGGGATCTCCACCGGGAGGATCAGGACGACCAGCGTCGCCAGCATCAGCGCCGCGATGCCCGCCCGGTCCTGCGCCTCGGGATAGGCGTCGCTCGAGTCGACCACCACCGGCACGATCTCGCCGAGGGTGGACGCCTCGGCCTGCCGCACCGCTGCCTGGATCCGCTCGAGGGCCGCCTCGTCGAAGAAGGGGTGTTTTTTCGCCATCACCAACTCCCGGAGGAACCGCCGCCGGAGAAGCCGCCGCCCCCGCCGCCGAAGCCGCCGCCCCCACCGAAACCACCGCCGCCGCCGAAGCCGCCGCCGATGAAGGGACCGCCGTAGAAGAAGCCCCGTCGCCGCCTGCCACCGAGCATCCGGAGCAGGAAGAAGGAGCCGAAGAAGAGCAGCGCCACCAACGGGATGCCGCGGCGCTCGTTCTGCTGCGGGCTCCGCCGGGCCTGGCCGATGTCGACGCCGGTATAGGTGAGCGCCCGCTCCGCAGCGGCGACGAGCCCCGCGCCGTATTGGTTGGCGCGGAACGCAGGAGCCAGCGTCTCCCGGATGATCCGCGAGGCCTGCGCGTCGGTGATCTCGCCCTCGAGGCCGCCGCCGACCTCGATCCGCATCTTGCGGTCCTGGGGGGCGACGACGAAGAGGAGGCCGTTGTCCTTCTCGGCGGTGCCGAGCTGCCAGGCCTCCGCCACGCGGATCGAGAAATCCTCGATCGGCTCACCCTCGAGCGACGGCACGGTGAGGAAGGCCATCTGCGGCCCGGTGCCCCCTTCCGCCGCCAGCGCCCGGCGCGCGATCGCCTCGAGCCGCGCCTCCTCGGCTGGCGAGAGGATCCCCGCCTGGTCGACCACCGGCCCGGTGAGCCGGGGCACCGGCAGCACCGCCAGGAGCAGCGCGGCGCCGAGCGCGATCAAAACTTCACCTCGGGCGGACGCTCTGCGTCGGGGGTCGTCGCCGTGAACTGGGGCTTCGGATCCTTCTGGTAGAAGAGCGAGTTGGTGAACGAGGTCGGCGGCACGGTGATCAGGTTGTTGAAGCCCTGCACCGCCTCGATGTAGCGGCGGCGCGCGATGGAAATCCGGTTCTCGGTCCCCTCGAGCTGCGCCTGCAGATCCCGGAAATTCTCGTTGGAGCGCAGGTCCGGGTAGCGCTCGGAGACCGCGAGGAGCCTGCCCAGCGCGCCGGAGAGCTGCGCCTGCGCCTGCTCGAACTGCCGCAGGTTCTCGGGGGTGAGCTGATCCGCCTGCAGCGTGACGCCGGTGGCCCGGGCCCTGGCGGAGGTCACCGCCTCGAGGACCTCGCGCTCCTGCTGCGCGAAGCCCTTCACCGTGTTGACCAGGTTGGGCACGAGATCGGCGCGGCGCTGGTACTGGTTCTGCACCTCGGCCCAGGCGGCGTCGACCGCGTTCTCTGCCTGCGGGATCGACTGCACGCCGCAGCCCGTGGCGAGGAGGGCGAGGGAAAGAGCGAGGAGCGTCTGGAGTCGGGTGCGAATCATGGCGGGAATCATAGTCCTCCCGGGGCGCTGTACCAGCGAAACGGTCGTGGACACCGTTGCGACCACCGGAGGGAAGAGATGCCGACGCGCCGGGCGCAGATCCACTGGGAAGGTGGCCTCAAGGCCGGAAAGGGTCGTTTCGAAGGCAGCAGTGGCGCCTTCGCCGCGCCCTACAGCGCGGGCACCCGCTTTGCGGAGGAGCCCGGCACCAATCCCGAGGAGCTGCTCGCAGCAGCGCACGGCGCCTGCTTCTCGATGGCGCTGGCTGCCGCCCTCGAGCAGGAGGGCGTGGTGCCGGAGCGGATCGACACCGACGCCGCCTGCACGATCGAGCTGCAGGGCGAGGGCTACCGGATCACCCGGGTCGAGTTGCAGGTCCGGGTCCGCGCCCCTGGGCTCGACGTCGGCACCCTCGAGCGCCAGGCGGCGATCACCAAAGAGGCCTGCCCGGTCTCCCGGGCCCTCCTCGGCAACCTCGAGATCGCGGTGCAGGCCCAGCTCGCCTGATCACCAGGGCAGCGGGCTCCCGTCGGCGTGGCGGAAGCTCCCCGACTCCTTCGGGTCGAGCTCGCCAATCCGCGTGAGGATCCCCCGGGCCGCATCGCCGGGCTCCACCGTGCCGCGGCCCCCGGTCATCTCGGTCTTCACGAAGCCCGGGTGCACGAGGAGCACCGCGATCCCCTTCGCCTCGAGATCCCGGGCGAGGGAGACGCCCGCTGCATTGAGCGCCGCCTTGGACATCCGGTAGCCGTAGTAGCCGCCGGAGGTGTTGTCCGCGATCGAGCCCATGCGGCTGGTGACGAGCACGATCCGGCTCCCCTCGCCGAGGTTCCCCAGCAGCGCCGCCGTCACCTTGAGGGGCCCGAGGGCGTTCACCTCGAATTGCCGGCGGATGCTCTCGAGGTCCAGGGGATCGAGGCCGTCCCGGTCGAGGATCCCGGCGTTGTTGACGAGCAGGTCGAGGTGCACGCCCTGCAGCCGCTCGCCGAGGCGGCGCACCGACTCGTCGTCCGCCACGTCGAGCTCCTCGACCTGGACCTCCAGCGCATCGAGATCGATGCTCCTGGTGCGGCAGGCGGCGATCACCTCCCAACCTGCAGCGACGAGCTGCCGGGTCATCTCGAGTCCGATTCCGCGGTTGGCGCCGGTGACGAGGGCACGGGGCATGGGGGCTGGTCTCCTGTGGGCGTGGAAGGCAGCAGAGGTAGCCCCGGCCCCTGCCCCGGCGCAACCCGACTTCCGCTACGGGCCGCATTGCGGTAGGCAAGCGGCCCATGGGCGCCGAAGGCGGCAGGACCACAGGCAAGGTGATCGTGCTCTTCCTCGTCGTGGCGGTGGGCCTGGCCTGCGGCCTGCTCTTCTGGGCCACGAAGGCGGTGCAGGAGGCGGCGCCGCCGATCCCGCCGCGGCTGCCCCGTCCCATCGCCGCCAGCGCCCTGCCGCCAGGCGGTGGGGCCGAGCTGCTGCAGCGCTACTGCGTCGCCTGCCACGCCCTGCCCGATCCGGCGCAGCACGCTGCAGCGGCCTGGCCCGGTGTCCTCGCCGACATGGAGCGCCGGATCCACTCGCGGATCATGCGCACCGCCCCGATGCCCACCCGCGCCGAATGGCGAGAGCTCGAGGCCTGGCTTCAGCTTCACGCCGCCGGCACGAGGGCCCTCGCCCAGGAAGAGACCGAGCCGTGACCGAGGCCTTTCCGAAGATCCGCGATGCGCTGGCCCTGCAGCGGCGCCTCTCCACCGTCGCCGCCGAGCTCGCCGTCCGCGAGCGCCTGGCCAGGGAGCAGCGCTGGCTCGACGAGGCGCGCACCCTCCTCGACGAGCGCACCAACGGCGCCGACGAGCTGCTCGCCCGGGCGGCGGCGCTGCCGGAAGGCGAGGAACTTCGCACCGAGCTGCTGGCGGAGGCGAAGCTGCGCTGGATCGACGCGGCGCAGACCTTCCACGCCACGGTGACGCGGACCTTCGGCCCGCGGGCGCCGGTGGTGGAGGCGCTCTTCCCCCACGCCGACTTCGAGATCCTGCGGCGCAAGGGCTTCGACGACTACCACGACGCGGTGCTGCGCTTCCTCGCCACCGCCTACGTGGAGCGGACCCTCGCCGAGGAGGAGCGGGTCCACGCCCACCGCGACGCGCTGGTCGCTGCGAGCGAGCGGCTCCAGCAGCTCCGCGAGCCGCAGCCCGCCGAGGACGATGCGGCGCTGCGCCGCGAGGTGGACGACGTGGCGGCGCCCCTCGATCTGGTGCTGCGACAGGTGCGGCACCTCGCGGAGGCCGCGCTCCTGCCTGCGCCCGATCTGCTCGAGCGGGCGGCGCTGGAGCCGCAGGGGCGCCGCCGCACGGCGCGCCGCGCCTCCACCCGGGCGGGCTGAATTGCGGTTGGCGCCCTGCTTTCGTGGCGTACCATGCGCCCCATGCGCACGAAGATCCTGATCGGAGCGGTGCTGCTCGCCGGCACCGCCTGCCCCAAGTCCAGCGACACCCTTCCCGAGCCGGAGGTGAGCACCCGGGGGATCCCGGCGGAGCCGCCTGCCACCGTCGACGTGGCGGCCCTCGACCGCACCGTCCCGCCCTGCGAGGACTTCTACCGCTTCGCCTGCGACGGCTGGATCGAGGCCACCGCGATCCCGCCCGATCGGCCGGGCTGGTTCCGAGGCTTCTCGGAGATCCAGGAGCGCAACCAGCTCCTCCTCCGCCGGATCCTCGAGGAGGCCGCCGCGGGCGATCTCGATGCGCCCTACGCGAAGAAGCTCGGCGCCTACTACACCTCCTGCATGGACGAGGGGCAGCAGGCCTCGCTGCAGACCCTCGAGCAGGAGCTCGCGCGGATCGCCGCCGTCGAGAAGCCGGAAGCCCTCGCCGCCACGGTGGCGGCGCTGCAGCAGCGGGGCGTGAACGCCTTCTTCCAGATGGGCTCGGAGCAGGATTTCCGCGACACCACCCAGGTGATCAGCGGCGTCGATCAGGGCGGCCTCGGCCTCCCCGACCGGGACTACTACCTGAAGGAAGACGAAAAGAGCGCCCAGATCCGCGCGGCCTACGTGGAGCACGTGGCGAAGATGTTCGCCCTCGCCGGCACCGCCGAGGAGACGGCGCGGGAGCAGGCCCGGACGGTGATGGAGATCGAGACCGCGCTGGCGCAGGCCTCGATGGCGCGGGTCGATCGCCGCGACCCCTACAAGATCTACAACCGGCTCGAGCGCGAGGGGCTCGAGAAGCTCGCGCCCACCTTCGCGTGGGACGCCTATTTCCCGGCGATCGGCGCCGCCGACCTGCAGCAGATCAACGTGGCCACCCCCGACTTCTTCCGGGGCTTCGAGCAGGTCCTCGCCGAAAGGGAGATGGAGGCGATCCGCACCTACCTGCGCTGGCGCCTCCTCGACGCCTCGGCGGCGGCGCTACCCGAGCCCTTCGTGCAGGAGGATTTCGCCTTCCGCTCGAAGAACCTCACCGGCGAGGAGCAGATCCTGCCCCGGTGGAAGCGCTGCGTCGACGCGGTGGACAAGGCGATGGGCGAGGCGCTGGCCAGGCCCTTCGTGGCGATCACCTTCGGCGCCGAGGGGAAGAAGGAGGCGCAGGAGCTGGTGCGCGGGATCGAGCACGCCTTCGACGCGAACCTCAGCCGCATCGACTGGATGGACGAGGCGACGAAGGCCCGAGCCCGCGAGAAGCTCGAAGCGGTCTACAACAAGATCGGCTACCCCGATCGCTGGCGGAACTACGACGCCCTCGAGGTGGGTGAGGACTCCTACCTGGAGAACCGCCTCGCCGCAGCACGCTTCGAGACCCGCCGCGACCTCGACAAGATCGGCGAGCCGGTGGACCGCGGCGAGTGGTTCATGTCGCCGCCCACCGTCAACGCCTACTACAGCCCGCTGCGCAACGAGATGGTCTTCCCTGCGGGGATCCTCCAGTCGCCCTTCTTCGCCACCGAGGCGACCCACGCCGCCAACGCCGGCGGCATCGGCATGGTGATGGGCCACGAGCTCACCCACGGCTTCGACGACAAGGGGCGGCTCTTCGACGCGAAGGGCAATCTGAGCGAGTGGTGGAGCCCCGAGGTCTCGGAGCGCTACAAGCAGCGGGCGCAGTGCGTGGTCGATCAGTACGCCGCCTACACGGTGCAGGGGCAGAACCTCAACGGACGCCTCACCCTCGGCGAGAACATCGCCGACATCGGCGGCCTGAAGCTCGCCTGGGAGGCGCTCCAGGCGAGGCAGACGGAGCGCGGCGAAGGCCCGGAGGTGGCGGGCTTCACCGAGGACCAGCAGTTCTTCCTCTCCTTCGCCCAGTCCTGGTGTGCCAAGCGCCGGCCCGCGTACGCGCGGATGCTGGTCACGGTCGATCCCCACTCGCCGCCGGAGTACCGGGTGAACGGCAGCGTCTCCAACGTGCCGGGCTTCGCCGAGGCCTTCGCCTGCGAGGCCGGCGCGAAGATGGCGCCGACGGAGCGCTGCGAGGTCTGGTGATCCGCGGCGGTCGCCGCCGACATGAGCCCGACGGGGGCGGCGCCTGGCCGCCCCCGTGGCATACTGGGTCCATCGATCAGCCCCCGGAGGTAGGTATGCGCAAGACGTTCTGCAGCGTGGTGGCTCTCGGCCTGCTCGCAGCCTGTGGCGACGATCCCAAGGGCGTCGGTGGTACCGGCGGAAGCGGTGGCGGCGCGCCGGTGGAGCTGCCGCCCGAGACGGTGATGGTGCAGAGCGAGGCGGGCCGCACCTTCGAGTCGGAGCGGGTCCGCATCACCGTCCGCGAGATGGCGGGTGGCGCGATCCCGGAGATCAGCGGCTTCTTCCAGGCCACCGAGATGGAGACCGGCACGGACTACGACGTGCAGTTCCGGCTCTCCCGCGAGCAGCTCGAGACCGGCGTCGCCAACCCCAACCTCTCGGGCCGGGCGCCGACGCAGATCGGCATGGGCAAGATCGAGGTGGACGGGCCGGACGGCTGGATCATCAGCGACGGCCTCACCGATCGCCTCGACATCGAGTTCTCCGAGGGCTTCTTCAGCGGCACCGTCACCTCGCCCGAGCCGGAGATGGCGGCGACGATCGAAGGCGGCTACGACCTGCGCTGCGAGATCCTCGAGGGCGGCAAGCACGTGGAGGACGCCGACTTCGCCTCCGACGTCTGCCAGCAGTTCGCCCACCAGCGGCCGCGCACCGAGTGATTGCCCCTCAGCCGGCCCGGAGCGCCTCGAGGAGGCGCTGCCCGGCGCGGCCCAGCGGGCGCTGCGCCCGGTGGACCAGCATCGGCGCGAAGCGGTAGCGGGAGCCGCCATCCCAGGCGAGCTCCCGCAGGCTGCCCGCAGCGAGCGCCGCCTCCACCAGGTGGAGCGGCATCCAGCCGAATCCCAATCCCATCGAGAGCGCCTGCCTCTTGGTGAAGAAGTCGCCCAGGTAGAAGACCCGGGCGCCGCCGAAGAGCTGCAGCTGCCCGCTCTCGGCTCCTTCCCCGCCCCGCACCGTCAGCTCCACGTGGCGCTGCAACTCGGCCAGGGAGAGCTTGCGCTCCTGCGCGAGGGGATGGGCCGCCGCAGCCACCAGCACCACCTCGAGCTCCGGCAGCGCGTGGGCCACGAGGCTCTCGCTGCGGTGCCAGTCCTTGACCAGCATCAGGTCCGCGCCCTCGCTCTCGAAGCGCCGCTGGACCCCGCTCCGGAACTCGACCCGGAGCTGGATCTGCGTGGGCACCTCCTCGTCCGCCAGGGCCTGCAGGGCGGCGAGGAGCGGCTCCTGCGGCAGGATCCCGTCGATCACCACCTGGAGTCGCGGCTCCCAGCCCGCGCCGAACTGGCCGGCGACGTGCTCGAGCCTGCGGGCCCTGGCGAGGAGGAGGCGCCCCTCCTCGAGGACCACCCGGCCCGCGTCGGTGAGCCGGGCTCTGTGGCCGCTGCGATCGAAGAGGGCGAGGCCGAGTCCATCCTCCAGCTGGCGGATGGTGTAGCTCACCGCCGACTGGACCTTGTGCAGCTCCGCCGCCGCAGCAGCGAAGGAGCCGGTCCGCTGGATCGCCTCCAGGGTCTCGATGCCGTCGAGCGTGATCTTCACGGCGATATCATCAGCCGATTCGAACGAATCGAGCAAATCTTCCCGTTATCCTTCGAACGATGACCGGATCGATGCTGGTGGCCAAGGAGGCAGCCATGCATTGGATCAAGGGCCGCGTCACCCGCCAGGCGCACGTCGACATTCCCGAAGGCACCGTCGAGGAGGAGTTCGGCCGCCGCGGTTTCTTCGGCAGGGTGAGCCACCTCTACCGGACCCACGCACCGGTGGGCTGGACGAAGCTCGAGGGCGACTTGCGCCCCCACGCCTTCCAGACCCTGGAGCTCCCGGGCCTCTCGGGCGATTGGCTCGAGGGCCGGGTGGCCTTCCTCGGCAACGCCGACGTGACGCTCCACCTGGCGAAGCTCCACACGCCGATGCCGTACTTCTTCCGCAACGCCGACGCGGACGAGATCCTCTTCGTCCACCGGG is part of the Vulgatibacter sp. genome and harbors:
- a CDS encoding M13 family metallopeptidase; protein product: MRTKILIGAVLLAGTACPKSSDTLPEPEVSTRGIPAEPPATVDVAALDRTVPPCEDFYRFACDGWIEATAIPPDRPGWFRGFSEIQERNQLLLRRILEEAAAGDLDAPYAKKLGAYYTSCMDEGQQASLQTLEQELARIAAVEKPEALAATVAALQQRGVNAFFQMGSEQDFRDTTQVISGVDQGGLGLPDRDYYLKEDEKSAQIRAAYVEHVAKMFALAGTAEETAREQARTVMEIETALAQASMARVDRRDPYKIYNRLEREGLEKLAPTFAWDAYFPAIGAADLQQINVATPDFFRGFEQVLAEREMEAIRTYLRWRLLDASAAALPEPFVQEDFAFRSKNLTGEEQILPRWKRCVDAVDKAMGEALARPFVAITFGAEGKKEAQELVRGIEHAFDANLSRIDWMDEATKARAREKLEAVYNKIGYPDRWRNYDALEVGEDSYLENRLAAARFETRRDLDKIGEPVDRGEWFMSPPTVNAYYSPLRNEMVFPAGILQSPFFATEATHAANAGGIGMVMGHELTHGFDDKGRLFDAKGNLSEWWSPEVSERYKQRAQCVVDQYAAYTVQGQNLNGRLTLGENIADIGGLKLAWEALQARQTERGEGPEVAGFTEDQQFFLSFAQSWCAKRRPAYARMLVTVDPHSPPEYRVNGSVSNVPGFAEAFACEAGAKMAPTERCEVW
- a CDS encoding LysR family transcriptional regulator; this encodes MKITLDGIETLEAIQRTGSFAAAAAELHKVQSAVSYTIRQLEDGLGLALFDRSGHRARLTDAGRVVLEEGRLLLARARRLEHVAGQFGAGWEPRLQVVIDGILPQEPLLAALQALADEEVPTQIQLRVEFRSGVQRRFESEGADLMLVKDWHRSESLVAHALPELEVVLVAAAAHPLAQERKLSLAELQRHVELTVRGGEGAESGQLQLFGGARVFYLGDFFTKRQALSMGLGFGWMPLHLVEAALAAGSLRELAWDGGSRYRFAPMLVHRAQRPLGRAGQRLLEALRAG